The following coding sequences are from one Danio rerio strain Tuebingen ecotype United States chromosome 21, GRCz12tu, whole genome shotgun sequence window:
- the rbm41 gene encoding RNA-binding protein 41 isoform X4, with protein sequence MAAHAELLSRPQRFSSSRALSRREMEIEKALFQGSDRSSFLTALYHQDGDSHVSQQRATSPKTMDHFYKDFLEEQNKTFGDVSTLQPETVTNIQCTSSDSKSDQSQSPTVSESGLPEYQHKCTKSDIVNQPQPQEKSIQPVKITVSQSVGKLNSAFVQGHNGPVALSGRIKEVSDEEIKSNRETEEAIRNIPRFKNYQRGKPSKVLCVKNISPRASLAQLVSLFSRFQKDESQPILYRLLTGRLKGQAFITLADAEIAQAALDLLNGYKLLEKPLVIEFGRARSKETDLQTDETSVDPNTLSVQNNKHT encoded by the exons ATGGCAGCTCATGCGGAGCTGCTGTCCCGACCCCAGCGCTTCTCAAGCAGTCGAGCGCTGTCCCGCAGAGAGATGGAAATCGAGAAAGCTCTTTTTCAAGGCAGCGACCGCTCCAGCTTCCTCACTGCCCTTTACCATCAAG ATGGAGATTCACATGTCAGCCAGCAGAGGGCGACATCGCCCAAAACAATGGACCATTTCTACAAAGACTTTCTTGAAGAGCAGAACAAAACATTTGGTGATGTTTCAACGCTTCAGccagaaactgtcactaatatCCAGTGCACATCATCAGACTCTAAAAGTGACCAATCACAAAGTCCAACGGTCTCTGAATCCGGTCTACCTGAATACCAGCACAAGTGCACAAAATCAGATATTGTTAACCAACCACAGCCTCAGGAGAAAAGCATTCAGCCTGTGAAAATCACAGTTAGCCAGTCTGTTGGTAAGCTAAACTCAGCGTTTGTGCAAGGACATAATGGACCCGTTGCGTTGAGTGGAAGGATAAAGGAAGTCTCAGATGAAGAGATCAAGAGCAATCGAGAGACAGAAGAGGCCATAAGGAACATTCCTCGATTTAAGAACTACCAGAGGGGAAAACCATCCAAA gtcCTGTGTGTGAAGAACATCAGTCCACGGGCATCACTTGCGCAGCTGGTTTCTCTGTTTTCACGCTTTCAGAAGGACGAATCGCAGCCCATCCTGTACCGCCTGCTGACCGGACGCCTCAAGGGTCAAGCTTTCATTACACTCGCAG ATGCTGAAATCGCCCAAGCGGCTTTGGACTTGTTAAATGGCTACAAGCTTCTGGAAAAGCCTCTGGTTATAGAGTTTGGGAGAGCAAGAAGTAAAGAGACTGATTTACAGACTGATGAAACCTCGGTAGATCCGAACACCCTTTCAGtgcaaaacaacaaacacacataa
- the rbm41 gene encoding RNA-binding protein 41 isoform X3, producing the protein MKRVTRHACDDVPIPEEQETEGQRQLHNLLLQQLDTDVDIDRCVAKKKCFAPAAVYKPFGEQAAGVRSLSQFQALQDGDQELAALRELGLTDAEILLWRSREQPESSLKDRGVCVAPEARNERLQAIRDKMAAHAELLSRPQRFSSSRALSRREMEIEKALFQGSDRSSFLTALYHQDGDSHVSQQRATSPKTMDHFYKDFLEEQNKTFGDVSTLQPETVTNIQCTSSDSKSDQSQSPTVSESGLPEYQHKCTKSDIVNQPQPQEKSIQPVKITVSQSVGKLNSAFVQGHNGPVALSGRIKEVSDEEIKSNRETEEAIRNIPRFKNYQRGKPSKVLCVKNISPRASLAQLVSLFSRFQKDESQPILYRLLTGRLKGQAFITLADAEIAQAALDLLNGYKLLEKPLVIEFGRARSKETDLQTDETS; encoded by the exons ATGAAGCG gGTTACTCGCCATGCCTGTGATGATGTGCCCATCCCTGAAGAACAGGAGACAGAAGGCCAGAGACAACTGCACAATCTGCTGCTGCAACAACTGGACACAGATGTTGACATTGACCG GTGTGTGGCTAAGAAGAAATGCTTTGCTCCAGCTGCGGTGTACAAGCCGTTTGGGGAACAGGCCGCTGGTGTGAGGAGTCTGTCTCAGTTTCAGGCCCTGCAGGACGGAGATCAGGAGCTGGCGGCTCTCAGAGAACTGGGCCTAACTGATGCTGAAATACTGCTGTGGAGGAGCAGGGAGCAGCCGGAGAGCTCCCTCAAG GACAGAGGGGTTTGTGTGGCCCCTGAGGCGAGGAATGAGCGTCTGCAGGCCATCCGGGATAAAATGGCAGCTCATGCGGAGCTGCTGTCCCGACCCCAGCGCTTCTCAAGCAGTCGAGCGCTGTCCCGCAGAGAGATGGAAATCGAGAAAGCTCTTTTTCAAGGCAGCGACCGCTCCAGCTTCCTCACTGCCCTTTACCATCAAG ATGGAGATTCACATGTCAGCCAGCAGAGGGCGACATCGCCCAAAACAATGGACCATTTCTACAAAGACTTTCTTGAAGAGCAGAACAAAACATTTGGTGATGTTTCAACGCTTCAGccagaaactgtcactaatatCCAGTGCACATCATCAGACTCTAAAAGTGACCAATCACAAAGTCCAACGGTCTCTGAATCCGGTCTACCTGAATACCAGCACAAGTGCACAAAATCAGATATTGTTAACCAACCACAGCCTCAGGAGAAAAGCATTCAGCCTGTGAAAATCACAGTTAGCCAGTCTGTTGGTAAGCTAAACTCAGCGTTTGTGCAAGGACATAATGGACCCGTTGCGTTGAGTGGAAGGATAAAGGAAGTCTCAGATGAAGAGATCAAGAGCAATCGAGAGACAGAAGAGGCCATAAGGAACATTCCTCGATTTAAGAACTACCAGAGGGGAAAACCATCCAAA gtcCTGTGTGTGAAGAACATCAGTCCACGGGCATCACTTGCGCAGCTGGTTTCTCTGTTTTCACGCTTTCAGAAGGACGAATCGCAGCCCATCCTGTACCGCCTGCTGACCGGACGCCTCAAGGGTCAAGCTTTCATTACACTCGCAG ATGCTGAAATCGCCCAAGCGGCTTTGGACTTGTTAAATGGCTACAAGCTTCTGGAAAAGCCTCTGGTTATAGAGTTTGGGAGAGCAAGAAGTAAAGAGACTGATTTACAGACTGATGAAACCTCG
- the cldn2 gene encoding claudin-2: protein MAILALELMGFFFGLIGMLGTLVATLLPYWATSAHVGPNIVTAVVSMKGLWMECVYQSTGAFQCETYNTLLGLTVDLQAARAMMVMSSIFSVMACAVSTVGMQCTVCMDGSSVKTKVAGVGGSMFLLAGLLSLIPVAWKTHEVVQTFYMPNMPASLKFEIGDCLYVGLASSLLSMLGGGLLSASCCDDIDGNRGSRRHYPYPERNALRGPSHSMTYQPAALHSTTNPNITNKTQTLNSHTSSGTHSIQAQDSRKMTRQNTAAGYDVTGYV from the coding sequence ATGGCGATTCTAGCACTGGAGTTGATGGGTTTCTTTTTTGGCCTCATCGGCATGCTTGGGACCCTGGTAGCCACTCTTCTCCCCTACTGGGCAACATCTGCACACGTTGGCCCCAATATTGTGACCGCAGTTGTCAGCATGAAGGGTCTTTGGATGGAGTGCGTTTACCAGAGCACTGGCGCCTTCCAATGCGAGACTTACAACACCCTCCTGGGACTAACCGTCGACCTGCAAGCGGCCCGGGCCATGATGGTCATGTCCTCCATCTTCTCCGTCATGGCCTGCGCCGTTTCCACCGTTGGCATGCAGTGCACCGTCTGCATGGACGGATCTTCAGTCAAGACCAAAGTAGCTGGAGTTGGCGGCTCCATGTTCCTCCTGGCTGGGCTTTTATCGTTGATTCCCGTCGCCTGGAAGACCCACGAAGTGGTGCAGACCTTCTACATGCCCAACATGCCAGCCAGTCTTAAATTTGAGATTGGCGATTGTCTGTATGTAGGTTTAGCTTCCTCTCTTTTGTCCATGCTTGGTGGCGGACTATTGAGTGCATCCTGTTGCGATGACATAGATGGAAACAGGGGATCCAGACGGCATTATCCCTATCCAGAGCGGAATGCCTTGCGTGGGCCGTCCCATTCAATGACCTACCAGCCAGCCGCTCTACATTCAACCACAAACCCCAACATTACCAATAAGACGCAGACTCTTAATAGTCACACAAGCTCCGGTACCCACTCCATTCAAGCCCAGGATTCAAGGAAAATGACTCGGCAAAACACTGCGGCTGGCTATGATGTCACTGGCTATGTTTGA
- the rbm41 gene encoding RNA-binding protein 41 isoform X7 yields the protein MNIANAAGRALIHKYINKLLIFCQCFTGYLFAESLSKGICHQKNIDFLIFTIMPLLVKGVFMYIIVLFHCFLPPDGDSHVSQQRATSPKTMDHFYKDFLEEQNKTFGDVSTLQPETVTNIQCTSSDSKSDQSQSPTVSESGLPEYQHKCTKSDIVNQPQPQEKSIQPVKITVSQSVGKLNSAFVQGHNGPVALSGRIKEVSDEEIKSNRETEEAIRNIPRFKNYQRGKPSKVLCVKNISPRASLAQLVSLFSRFQKDESQPILYRLLTGRLKGQAFITLADAEIAQAALDLLNGYKLLEKPLVIEFGRARSKETDLQTDETSVDPNTLSVQNNKHT from the exons atgaatatagccaatgctgctggtagggcattaatacataaatacataaataaattactcaTTTTCTGTCAGTGCTTTACAGGTTATCTCTTTGCAGAAAGTCTCTCAAAAGGCATCTGTCAtcaaaaaaacattgattttctTATATTTACAATTATGCCATTATTAGTGAAAGGAGTTTTTATGTACATTATTGTACTGTTTCACTGTTTTCTGCCCCCAGATGGAGATTCACATGTCAGCCAGCAGAGGGCGACATCGCCCAAAACAATGGACCATTTCTACAAAGACTTTCTTGAAGAGCAGAACAAAACATTTGGTGATGTTTCAACGCTTCAGccagaaactgtcactaatatCCAGTGCACATCATCAGACTCTAAAAGTGACCAATCACAAAGTCCAACGGTCTCTGAATCCGGTCTACCTGAATACCAGCACAAGTGCACAAAATCAGATATTGTTAACCAACCACAGCCTCAGGAGAAAAGCATTCAGCCTGTGAAAATCACAGTTAGCCAGTCTGTTGGTAAGCTAAACTCAGCGTTTGTGCAAGGACATAATGGACCCGTTGCGTTGAGTGGAAGGATAAAGGAAGTCTCAGATGAAGAGATCAAGAGCAATCGAGAGACAGAAGAGGCCATAAGGAACATTCCTCGATTTAAGAACTACCAGAGGGGAAAACCATCCAAA gtcCTGTGTGTGAAGAACATCAGTCCACGGGCATCACTTGCGCAGCTGGTTTCTCTGTTTTCACGCTTTCAGAAGGACGAATCGCAGCCCATCCTGTACCGCCTGCTGACCGGACGCCTCAAGGGTCAAGCTTTCATTACACTCGCAG ATGCTGAAATCGCCCAAGCGGCTTTGGACTTGTTAAATGGCTACAAGCTTCTGGAAAAGCCTCTGGTTATAGAGTTTGGGAGAGCAAGAAGTAAAGAGACTGATTTACAGACTGATGAAACCTCGGTAGATCCGAACACCCTTTCAGtgcaaaacaacaaacacacataa
- the rbm41 gene encoding RNA-binding protein 41 isoform X5, giving the protein MKNGSCWSENDSDIFFNFNNLDPLSCFSQDRGVCVAPEARNERLQAIRDKMAAHAELLSRPQRFSSSRALSRREMEIEKALFQGSDRSSFLTALYHQDGDSHVSQQRATSPKTMDHFYKDFLEEQNKTFGDVSTLQPETVTNIQCTSSDSKSDQSQSPTVSESGLPEYQHKCTKSDIVNQPQPQEKSIQPVKITVSQSVGKLNSAFVQGHNGPVALSGRIKEVSDEEIKSNRETEEAIRNIPRFKNYQRGKPSKVLCVKNISPRASLAQLVSLFSRFQKDESQPILYRLLTGRLKGQAFITLADAEIAQAALDLLNGYKLLEKPLVIEFGRARSKETDLQTDETSVDPNTLSVQNNKHT; this is encoded by the exons ATGAAGAATGGTAGCTGTTGGTCAGAGAATGATTCAGACA TTTTCTTTAACTTTAATAACTTGGACCCGCTTTCTTGTTTTTCTCAGGACAGAGGGGTTTGTGTGGCCCCTGAGGCGAGGAATGAGCGTCTGCAGGCCATCCGGGATAAAATGGCAGCTCATGCGGAGCTGCTGTCCCGACCCCAGCGCTTCTCAAGCAGTCGAGCGCTGTCCCGCAGAGAGATGGAAATCGAGAAAGCTCTTTTTCAAGGCAGCGACCGCTCCAGCTTCCTCACTGCCCTTTACCATCAAG ATGGAGATTCACATGTCAGCCAGCAGAGGGCGACATCGCCCAAAACAATGGACCATTTCTACAAAGACTTTCTTGAAGAGCAGAACAAAACATTTGGTGATGTTTCAACGCTTCAGccagaaactgtcactaatatCCAGTGCACATCATCAGACTCTAAAAGTGACCAATCACAAAGTCCAACGGTCTCTGAATCCGGTCTACCTGAATACCAGCACAAGTGCACAAAATCAGATATTGTTAACCAACCACAGCCTCAGGAGAAAAGCATTCAGCCTGTGAAAATCACAGTTAGCCAGTCTGTTGGTAAGCTAAACTCAGCGTTTGTGCAAGGACATAATGGACCCGTTGCGTTGAGTGGAAGGATAAAGGAAGTCTCAGATGAAGAGATCAAGAGCAATCGAGAGACAGAAGAGGCCATAAGGAACATTCCTCGATTTAAGAACTACCAGAGGGGAAAACCATCCAAA gtcCTGTGTGTGAAGAACATCAGTCCACGGGCATCACTTGCGCAGCTGGTTTCTCTGTTTTCACGCTTTCAGAAGGACGAATCGCAGCCCATCCTGTACCGCCTGCTGACCGGACGCCTCAAGGGTCAAGCTTTCATTACACTCGCAG ATGCTGAAATCGCCCAAGCGGCTTTGGACTTGTTAAATGGCTACAAGCTTCTGGAAAAGCCTCTGGTTATAGAGTTTGGGAGAGCAAGAAGTAAAGAGACTGATTTACAGACTGATGAAACCTCGGTAGATCCGAACACCCTTTCAGtgcaaaacaacaaacacacataa
- the rbm41 gene encoding RNA-binding protein 41 isoform X1, with the protein MKRVTRHACDDVPIPEEQETEGQRQLHNLLLQQLDTDVDIDRCVAKKKCFAPAAVYKPFGEQAAGVRSLSQFQALQDGDQELAALRELGLTDAEILLWRSREQPESSLKDRGVCVAPEARNERLQAIRDKMAAHAELLSRPQRFSSSRALSRREMEIEKALFQGSDRSSFLTALYHQDGDSHVSQQRATSPKTMDHFYKDFLEEQNKTFGDVSTLQPETVTNIQCTSSDSKSDQSQSPTVSESGLPEYQHKCTKSDIVNQPQPQEKSIQPVKITVSQSVGKLNSAFVQGHNGPVALSGRIKEVSDEEIKSNRETEEAIRNIPRFKNYQRGKPSKVLCVKNISPRASLAQLVSLFSRFQKDESQPILYRLLTGRLKGQAFITLADAEIAQAALDLLNGYKLLEKPLVIEFGRARSKETDLQTDETSPLPNSIIQHERARINCKTIPTVFI; encoded by the exons ATGAAGCG gGTTACTCGCCATGCCTGTGATGATGTGCCCATCCCTGAAGAACAGGAGACAGAAGGCCAGAGACAACTGCACAATCTGCTGCTGCAACAACTGGACACAGATGTTGACATTGACCG GTGTGTGGCTAAGAAGAAATGCTTTGCTCCAGCTGCGGTGTACAAGCCGTTTGGGGAACAGGCCGCTGGTGTGAGGAGTCTGTCTCAGTTTCAGGCCCTGCAGGACGGAGATCAGGAGCTGGCGGCTCTCAGAGAACTGGGCCTAACTGATGCTGAAATACTGCTGTGGAGGAGCAGGGAGCAGCCGGAGAGCTCCCTCAAG GACAGAGGGGTTTGTGTGGCCCCTGAGGCGAGGAATGAGCGTCTGCAGGCCATCCGGGATAAAATGGCAGCTCATGCGGAGCTGCTGTCCCGACCCCAGCGCTTCTCAAGCAGTCGAGCGCTGTCCCGCAGAGAGATGGAAATCGAGAAAGCTCTTTTTCAAGGCAGCGACCGCTCCAGCTTCCTCACTGCCCTTTACCATCAAG ATGGAGATTCACATGTCAGCCAGCAGAGGGCGACATCGCCCAAAACAATGGACCATTTCTACAAAGACTTTCTTGAAGAGCAGAACAAAACATTTGGTGATGTTTCAACGCTTCAGccagaaactgtcactaatatCCAGTGCACATCATCAGACTCTAAAAGTGACCAATCACAAAGTCCAACGGTCTCTGAATCCGGTCTACCTGAATACCAGCACAAGTGCACAAAATCAGATATTGTTAACCAACCACAGCCTCAGGAGAAAAGCATTCAGCCTGTGAAAATCACAGTTAGCCAGTCTGTTGGTAAGCTAAACTCAGCGTTTGTGCAAGGACATAATGGACCCGTTGCGTTGAGTGGAAGGATAAAGGAAGTCTCAGATGAAGAGATCAAGAGCAATCGAGAGACAGAAGAGGCCATAAGGAACATTCCTCGATTTAAGAACTACCAGAGGGGAAAACCATCCAAA gtcCTGTGTGTGAAGAACATCAGTCCACGGGCATCACTTGCGCAGCTGGTTTCTCTGTTTTCACGCTTTCAGAAGGACGAATCGCAGCCCATCCTGTACCGCCTGCTGACCGGACGCCTCAAGGGTCAAGCTTTCATTACACTCGCAG ATGCTGAAATCGCCCAAGCGGCTTTGGACTTGTTAAATGGCTACAAGCTTCTGGAAAAGCCTCTGGTTATAGAGTTTGGGAGAGCAAGAAGTAAAGAGACTGATTTACAGACTGATGAAACCTCG ccTCTACCCAACAGCATTATACAGCATGAAAGAGCTAGGATCAACTGTAAAACTATTCCGACTGTGTTCATCTGA
- the rbm41 gene encoding RNA-binding protein 41 yields the protein MKRVTRHACDDVPIPEEQETEGQRQLHNLLLQQLDTDVDIDRCVAKKKCFAPAAVYKPFGEQAAGVRSLSQFQALQDGDQELAALRELGLTDAEILLWRSREQPESSLKDRGVCVAPEARNERLQAIRDKMAAHAELLSRPQRFSSSRALSRREMEIEKALFQGSDRSSFLTALYHQDGDSHVSQQRATSPKTMDHFYKDFLEEQNKTFGDVSTLQPETVTNIQCTSSDSKSDQSQSPTVSESGLPEYQHKCTKSDIVNQPQPQEKSIQPVKITVSQSVGKLNSAFVQGHNGPVALSGRIKEVSDEEIKSNRETEEAIRNIPRFKNYQRGKPSKVLCVKNISPRASLAQLVSLFSRFQKDESQPILYRLLTGRLKGQAFITLADAEIAQAALDLLNGYKLLEKPLVIEFGRARSKETDLQTDETSVDPNTLSVQNNKHT from the exons ATGAAGCG gGTTACTCGCCATGCCTGTGATGATGTGCCCATCCCTGAAGAACAGGAGACAGAAGGCCAGAGACAACTGCACAATCTGCTGCTGCAACAACTGGACACAGATGTTGACATTGACCG GTGTGTGGCTAAGAAGAAATGCTTTGCTCCAGCTGCGGTGTACAAGCCGTTTGGGGAACAGGCCGCTGGTGTGAGGAGTCTGTCTCAGTTTCAGGCCCTGCAGGACGGAGATCAGGAGCTGGCGGCTCTCAGAGAACTGGGCCTAACTGATGCTGAAATACTGCTGTGGAGGAGCAGGGAGCAGCCGGAGAGCTCCCTCAAG GACAGAGGGGTTTGTGTGGCCCCTGAGGCGAGGAATGAGCGTCTGCAGGCCATCCGGGATAAAATGGCAGCTCATGCGGAGCTGCTGTCCCGACCCCAGCGCTTCTCAAGCAGTCGAGCGCTGTCCCGCAGAGAGATGGAAATCGAGAAAGCTCTTTTTCAAGGCAGCGACCGCTCCAGCTTCCTCACTGCCCTTTACCATCAAG ATGGAGATTCACATGTCAGCCAGCAGAGGGCGACATCGCCCAAAACAATGGACCATTTCTACAAAGACTTTCTTGAAGAGCAGAACAAAACATTTGGTGATGTTTCAACGCTTCAGccagaaactgtcactaatatCCAGTGCACATCATCAGACTCTAAAAGTGACCAATCACAAAGTCCAACGGTCTCTGAATCCGGTCTACCTGAATACCAGCACAAGTGCACAAAATCAGATATTGTTAACCAACCACAGCCTCAGGAGAAAAGCATTCAGCCTGTGAAAATCACAGTTAGCCAGTCTGTTGGTAAGCTAAACTCAGCGTTTGTGCAAGGACATAATGGACCCGTTGCGTTGAGTGGAAGGATAAAGGAAGTCTCAGATGAAGAGATCAAGAGCAATCGAGAGACAGAAGAGGCCATAAGGAACATTCCTCGATTTAAGAACTACCAGAGGGGAAAACCATCCAAA gtcCTGTGTGTGAAGAACATCAGTCCACGGGCATCACTTGCGCAGCTGGTTTCTCTGTTTTCACGCTTTCAGAAGGACGAATCGCAGCCCATCCTGTACCGCCTGCTGACCGGACGCCTCAAGGGTCAAGCTTTCATTACACTCGCAG ATGCTGAAATCGCCCAAGCGGCTTTGGACTTGTTAAATGGCTACAAGCTTCTGGAAAAGCCTCTGGTTATAGAGTTTGGGAGAGCAAGAAGTAAAGAGACTGATTTACAGACTGATGAAACCTCGGTAGATCCGAACACCCTTTCAGtgcaaaacaacaaacacacataa
- the rbm41 gene encoding RNA-binding protein 41 isoform X2, translating to MKRVTRHACDDVPIPEEQETEGQRQLHNLLLQQLDTDVDIDRCVAKKKCFAPAAVYKPFGEQAAGVRSLSQFQALQDGDQELAALRELGLTDAEILLWRSREQPESSLKDRGVCVAPEARNERLQAIRDKMAAHAELLSRPQRFSSSRALSRREMEIEKALFQGSDRSSFLTALYHQDGDSHVSQQRATSPKTMDHFYKDFLEEQNKTFGDVSTLQPETVTNIQCTSSDSKSDQSQSPTVSESGLPEYQHKCTKSDIVNQPQPQEKSIQPVKITVSQSVGKLNSAFVQGHNGPVALSGRIKEVSDEEIKSNRETEEAIRNIPRFKNYQRGKPSKVLCVKNISPRASLAQLVSLFSRFQKDESQPILYRLLTGRLKGQAFITLADAEIAQAALDLLNGYKLLEKPLVIEFGRARSKETDLQTDETSF from the exons ATGAAGCG gGTTACTCGCCATGCCTGTGATGATGTGCCCATCCCTGAAGAACAGGAGACAGAAGGCCAGAGACAACTGCACAATCTGCTGCTGCAACAACTGGACACAGATGTTGACATTGACCG GTGTGTGGCTAAGAAGAAATGCTTTGCTCCAGCTGCGGTGTACAAGCCGTTTGGGGAACAGGCCGCTGGTGTGAGGAGTCTGTCTCAGTTTCAGGCCCTGCAGGACGGAGATCAGGAGCTGGCGGCTCTCAGAGAACTGGGCCTAACTGATGCTGAAATACTGCTGTGGAGGAGCAGGGAGCAGCCGGAGAGCTCCCTCAAG GACAGAGGGGTTTGTGTGGCCCCTGAGGCGAGGAATGAGCGTCTGCAGGCCATCCGGGATAAAATGGCAGCTCATGCGGAGCTGCTGTCCCGACCCCAGCGCTTCTCAAGCAGTCGAGCGCTGTCCCGCAGAGAGATGGAAATCGAGAAAGCTCTTTTTCAAGGCAGCGACCGCTCCAGCTTCCTCACTGCCCTTTACCATCAAG ATGGAGATTCACATGTCAGCCAGCAGAGGGCGACATCGCCCAAAACAATGGACCATTTCTACAAAGACTTTCTTGAAGAGCAGAACAAAACATTTGGTGATGTTTCAACGCTTCAGccagaaactgtcactaatatCCAGTGCACATCATCAGACTCTAAAAGTGACCAATCACAAAGTCCAACGGTCTCTGAATCCGGTCTACCTGAATACCAGCACAAGTGCACAAAATCAGATATTGTTAACCAACCACAGCCTCAGGAGAAAAGCATTCAGCCTGTGAAAATCACAGTTAGCCAGTCTGTTGGTAAGCTAAACTCAGCGTTTGTGCAAGGACATAATGGACCCGTTGCGTTGAGTGGAAGGATAAAGGAAGTCTCAGATGAAGAGATCAAGAGCAATCGAGAGACAGAAGAGGCCATAAGGAACATTCCTCGATTTAAGAACTACCAGAGGGGAAAACCATCCAAA gtcCTGTGTGTGAAGAACATCAGTCCACGGGCATCACTTGCGCAGCTGGTTTCTCTGTTTTCACGCTTTCAGAAGGACGAATCGCAGCCCATCCTGTACCGCCTGCTGACCGGACGCCTCAAGGGTCAAGCTTTCATTACACTCGCAG ATGCTGAAATCGCCCAAGCGGCTTTGGACTTGTTAAATGGCTACAAGCTTCTGGAAAAGCCTCTGGTTATAGAGTTTGGGAGAGCAAGAAGTAAAGAGACTGATTTACAGACTGATGAAACCTCG
- the rbm41 gene encoding RNA-binding protein 41 isoform X6 yields the protein MKNGSCWSENDSDIFFNFNNLDPLSCFSQDRGVCVAPEARNERLQAIRDKMAAHAELLSRPQRFSSSRALSRREMEIEKALFQGSDRSSFLTALYHQDGDSHVSQQRATSPKTMDHFYKDFLEEQNKTFGDVSTLQPETVTNIQCTSSDSKSDQSQSPTVSESGLPEYQHKCTKSDIVNQPQPQEKSIQPVKITVSQSVGKLNSAFVQGHNGPVALSGRIKEVSDEEIKSNRETEEAIRNIPRFKNYQRGKPSKVLCVKNISPRASLAQLVSLFSRFQKDESQPILYRLLTGRLKGQAFITLADAEIAQAALDLLNGYKLLEKPLVIEFGRARSKETDLQTDETS from the exons ATGAAGAATGGTAGCTGTTGGTCAGAGAATGATTCAGACA TTTTCTTTAACTTTAATAACTTGGACCCGCTTTCTTGTTTTTCTCAGGACAGAGGGGTTTGTGTGGCCCCTGAGGCGAGGAATGAGCGTCTGCAGGCCATCCGGGATAAAATGGCAGCTCATGCGGAGCTGCTGTCCCGACCCCAGCGCTTCTCAAGCAGTCGAGCGCTGTCCCGCAGAGAGATGGAAATCGAGAAAGCTCTTTTTCAAGGCAGCGACCGCTCCAGCTTCCTCACTGCCCTTTACCATCAAG ATGGAGATTCACATGTCAGCCAGCAGAGGGCGACATCGCCCAAAACAATGGACCATTTCTACAAAGACTTTCTTGAAGAGCAGAACAAAACATTTGGTGATGTTTCAACGCTTCAGccagaaactgtcactaatatCCAGTGCACATCATCAGACTCTAAAAGTGACCAATCACAAAGTCCAACGGTCTCTGAATCCGGTCTACCTGAATACCAGCACAAGTGCACAAAATCAGATATTGTTAACCAACCACAGCCTCAGGAGAAAAGCATTCAGCCTGTGAAAATCACAGTTAGCCAGTCTGTTGGTAAGCTAAACTCAGCGTTTGTGCAAGGACATAATGGACCCGTTGCGTTGAGTGGAAGGATAAAGGAAGTCTCAGATGAAGAGATCAAGAGCAATCGAGAGACAGAAGAGGCCATAAGGAACATTCCTCGATTTAAGAACTACCAGAGGGGAAAACCATCCAAA gtcCTGTGTGTGAAGAACATCAGTCCACGGGCATCACTTGCGCAGCTGGTTTCTCTGTTTTCACGCTTTCAGAAGGACGAATCGCAGCCCATCCTGTACCGCCTGCTGACCGGACGCCTCAAGGGTCAAGCTTTCATTACACTCGCAG ATGCTGAAATCGCCCAAGCGGCTTTGGACTTGTTAAATGGCTACAAGCTTCTGGAAAAGCCTCTGGTTATAGAGTTTGGGAGAGCAAGAAGTAAAGAGACTGATTTACAGACTGATGAAACCTCG